TTCATGATCATGAGTTTGTCATTTATCATCATTGACTGGGTGACTGGCGAGTCTCGAAGTGGAGGCGGGCACTAGCAGTCGTGACTGAACAGAGATACTACCAACAGAAGGCCAACCAAAGCTCTCCCTGTCATTAAATTACCCCATAATCTGCAGAGTACTCATCTAAAGCCTAACAAGAAAGGTTGGCTGCACAAGATGAAGGATAAGTGAAGAACCTTTGcctacaacaaaaaaaataaaaaagtgtttgACATGATGGGGCAGACAAAAGGCCCTGTACTGAAGGAGATGCATGAgaatacaaatacatttgctTTCTGACGGAATAAAATCTATGTCACGCCTCGCAGTAAGCATGTTGTTTGGAGGTGTGTGTAGAAATGCAAAAGACAGCAAAAGGTTTAATGGGAACAGCATGACTCAAAGGAAATCCCATTTTAGAGTATGGATGTGTACAGTTCCGTGGAATAGCTCAGTCACTGCCAAAATCCTTCCAGTCTACTTCCTTACCGTCTCAGATCTTATAGGACAGAAATTTGTATCGTAAGGCAGTTTGCGTACAAAAAACATCTCAGTTTTTTCCTCCATCAGTTGCAGTTGCAGACTGTAAAATCTACTGGTGCTGTATTGTCCAAATTTCCCCGAACTTCAGCTAAATATGACCAGAGAGGATTAGTCTGCAGTTTCACACTAACCATTCCAATCTACCAAAGTACAAGTTTGATGACTTTTACATGAAGTTGTATTAATGTTTTTAAGGtgatatttttttgttaatctATTTTGACACTTAACATGACTGTTGTAGAGGGGATCATCTTCAAAGCTGAGCCTGAGCTGAGGTGATCTTTTATAAATAATCCAACAGATACGGTGCAATTTGTGGTGTTCGGCTGCTATCCATGAAAGTCAAACAGACAGTTACAGACAATCACGTGTGAATTGATGGCCACAGAGAGGTGCTTTGTGTACACGTTTTTATGAATTTCTAAAAAAGCCCTTATTGCAAACCAAAGAATATATTGTGTCACATTGAAATTTTTATATGTTCAGCAAAGGCCAATTAAAAGTGTTAACAATATGTGTCTGTTGTAGCAGTCCTAGAAACTGTTCCTAATGGTTGAATAATGACCTAAAGGGTTTAAGTTaaaattaaatgttgtttttttgtctttaaaattggactaaaaaacattttcactttgTTATTCATCCTGTACatgttttaaattaatttgaatGTCTTTAATCTGTCAATAAAATGTCTTTAATTTGTACCAAAGTTTCAAGTTGCTTTTTAatccaagtaaaaaaaaaaaaagttaggtgCACAATTTGTGTGGCTGCAAAGTGAGCATACTCACAGCAGGAGAAGACCAACAGTGCACTGCCTCCCTCTGAAAATGGAAGTTACACATTCATTTGTGCTCTGCGtctgagagaaagaagaaaagtgGGGGTAGAGAAGTGCAGTTGTCCGTTTCCTGCTTTCAGTTGATGTGTGCGCAGAACAGAGAAGAGAAACTTCCTTGAATGGAGAGCTTAGCATTCTGACAGCATAGAAAGGACGCATTTCAACAAGTGCTGTACACATGACTTTAAGATAAACTGGGAGATTTATTACAAGGACCATGAGCCGTGGATCTaaaactaaaacagagagcaCTTGGAGCTCTCTGCTGAGCCCACAGGAGACTGAGAAGTTGGAGGAGCTGCTGGGAAGAAGGTGTATTGTAAGTTCTGAGCTGACGAGGAGGGGATTGCCCACTGTGGGGGATGATAACCTGCtgtatttatcctgacatgtaTCCCTTCTAAAGAGGAGGTTGTTGTTGAAGTGAAAAGAGAAGGCATCCAAGAGAATACAGGTTATTCTGGTTGCTACAGAAAAATGTAAATCGTCTCAGCCCTGATGACTTCTGTCTCTTGCCTGTGGTGGTTAAACATCATATCCTGAATTCGAATGAGCACAGTCGATTGTTGAATGCTTAGCTAAGACCTTCACATACTCAATTTACTAACAATGTTGTAGTTTGACTCGTTCTGAGATGCTTTTTCTTAGTTTATTTACTTACTTTTCTATATTCAGGTACATTTGAATTCCagactttattttgacatgtaTTTTCTTGGAAGGAATGTACTGTGTGTTGATGCCAATGCAGTATGAATTGCTGACATTAGGTCATCAAAAAAAGGAGGTAGCTGTAACAGGAAACGGTGGCTGAACCATTTCCTCCTCTCGTGTCAGAATTAgacttgttttgtgtgtttagttTGACAGTAAAGAGCAGAAGTTGCTTTGTTCCTGACTAGTAGGGGGTTAGCGGTGTAAGCAGCGGGACAGGGACGGATGGCTGGGAGCTGAGAGGCTGAACAGCCTCAGGGACAAAGGTTGCCCTTCTCATGTGTCCTTTGTTATCTCAACAAATGAAAGCAGACGAGGAAGTGAATCTTCACCACAGAACTGCCAATTTGCATGTTGACTGCAATAAAATGCCCTCAGGTGTCCTATCAGCGCTaaactgttttccatgttttcttgtctgtgtgtgtgtttagtccaTGGCCACTGGGGTAGCACAGCTGTTTATGGCTCTGCCTCACAGCCCCTCCATGTGGAGCTTGCAGCACACTGGAGTGGTGTGCTTCATCAAGGACAACCCTCAGCGCTCCTACTTCATACGCATGTTTGATTTGAAGGTAACATGTCAGGACAACGCTGCCATTAGGCTTGGAACCAAGAGTCTAATTACAGCTGCATGCATAAGaatcagaggtggaaagtaaccaattacaattactcacgttactgtagttgagtgttttgtttttttttaaatctgtaattttacttttcCTTAAGTGTGTTTTGTTTAAAGTATTGTGctttgctacattttaaatcacatctGTTACTGGCAAAGTATCTTTTAACAAACTGAAATCGAAAAGTGGCTTTGTGCCCTTATCAAATCACAAAAGACtgcaatttaattaaataagtaTAATAAGATATTAAttaagtataaatataaatatatatatatatatatatatatatatatatatatatttatatattttttatgttttattttatgttaaaaagtaactaagtaactttaaCTCTGAgactgagtacattttaaatgagctactttttatttttacttgagtagattTTTATATCAgtaattttacttgtacttaaataaaagttcaTCAGAGTAATAGGATAGTAGCCTACTTTTAGTAGAATATTTttgtactctttccacctctgataAGAATATTCAGGCCCTCTTTTttaccagggttcaaaattaacttttttcgtccaccagccaaatggctagtagggttgggcaatatatcaatattatatcgatatcgtgataggagactagatatcgtcttagattttggatatcgtaacatGGTAATATGGCATAAGGTGTTGTCTCTTTatgtttttaaaggctgcattgtAGGAAAGTAATGTCCTTATCTGaatgttctagctgttctattattagTCTCTTAGTTATTAAAtacacattattgatgattatttatcaccaatctctgtgtgtgaatattttgttaaagcaccaaatGTCAACCcaacaatatcgccgcaatatcgatatcgaggtattggGACAAAAAAATCgtcatatttgattttctccatatcgcccagccctaatggctagtgaatgttcaaatttcaccagccactcaTTAGATTaccatttgtttttttggctggtgagtgaagcaaatctaacagccattgcatattttaccaacatttggcTAAGAGATAGTAAGATAATGTGCGTCTGAAACTATGGCACAAGATTAGTGACATCTTAACATGAGTGTTATTGAGTGAAAGACTGAAATATTTACCGTGTGTTTTTCCACAGACAGGGAGGCAGGTTTGGGAGCAGGAGCTCTACAACCAGATAGTTTACTGCTCGCCTCAGCCCTACTTCCATACCTTTACTGCGGATGTAAGCATAGCCTCATTTGACCACTTCCGACAAGTACCTACACGTGGAGTCATGATGAGATGCACTGCAATATTTCccgttcaaaataaaagtaggtCACACATCATACTGTTCTCACACGTTCATTGTGATTCCTTGTTCGTTCCTTTACACGACGCAGGACTGCCAAGTCGGACTGAACTTTGCTGAGCAACAGGAAGCAGAAGCCTTCCAAAATGCTGTCGAAGAAAAAATCAACCAGAGAAACAACCGTACAGGTCagtgacgttttttttttttttttttgttttttttttagcatcaaATTAATACAATCATTCATAGCCATTGTCGCAACTACAATACGTTTTATGGTATTGGACTATTATTTAGTTTGCAATATATAAACCTGGATTATTAATATTGTTAaactactttttaaaacattttttttgccaGAGTTGGGCATATTTTATACAAGTGAGTCCTTATCAAGAAGTTGATAAACAGAAATTGTAGTAGACATTTTCTTAGAGTATGCTTGGAAAATTTTTGAGAAGGCTGATGGATACATGATAATTGACAATTACGTATATTTATGTTTCAACAATAGGTAATTGTTTTTAGCTGAAtaaatattgtattgtgatTACGGTGTGGTAATGTGTCGCAAAATGGTTTCTCTCACCTGCTTGTTATTGACAGATAGGAAACAGCGCCCCCCGCCGCCGAGTGGTAAGATAGCAATTCAACTTCATGACTGCAAAAttgcatttttatatttatgtagCAAACGATAAgagtaaaaatatttatttcctgtttcctgtcgcTGTAGACAGAGGTTCCCTGCCTCCAGTCCCACATGAAAAAGGTGCACAACATGTCTCTAGTGTAACTTTTACTACCACCAATGATGcatgaaatgaaataataatgacatactatgctgCGTGTCCTCTGTATCTCAACCAAAAGCTTCACCTGGCAGCCCTGGTTCTCTTCACATTGCCACAGTGGACATCCAAAACCCAGATATCCATGCTTCACGCTACCGCTCCATCCCTTCACCGGCTGCTTCCTCAATTCTGATCGGCAAAGGAAAGAAGGACAAGAAGAAAGGGAAAAAGGGCCCTAAACTCTCCAAAGCAGACATAGGGGCACCCAGTGGATTTAAGTGAGTGTTGACTTGATGTCAGTTTGGTTTATATCTAGAGAGGATGTGGTTTTACAATATGTGTAAAACTTCTGTCTCCTTATTGTTTCCTTCCTGTCAGGCATGTTGGTCATGTGGGCTTTGATCTCAACAACCTGGACCCTGATCTGTGGAACCTGCTCTCCCAAGCCGGGATCAGTGAAGATGAGCTGAAGGATGAAAAGACCTCCCAGCTCATCTATAATGTCATCGAGCAGTCCGGAGGCATGGAGGCAGTCAAAAGGGAGGCGCACAGAGGTTAGCCTCGCGCTTCATCAGTATTAATCTCACTGCTCCCCACTGGCTAATGTGATTTCCTGAAGCAGACTGAATTGTgatacatgaatgaattaaatCTTTATTTGTAACGatttaaaacaagaaaaaaaattatatatatatatatatatatatatatatatatatatatatatatatatatatatatataaaataatcgaataacaaaaaaaatgaaaatgtttgacgaaaaaacaaaacagaatttCAACATAACACTAGACCCATTCAAAAAGGGGTAGGTAGAATCCCTAGGCTTATCAGGTGCTACCCCCAGTCTTTACCAcaactaaataaaaagtcataaatcaagcaaccattaataaaaaaaaaaaaatactattccAATTTACGTACTACTTAATCTAGCTATTAAGATAaggaagaaaaaacaagaataaaaacagcatGCAGCATTAACATCAGTGTGATTTTcacattatgcttattttcttCCATTGCATCCTAGCTGGTGGAGCTCCACCCCCTCCACCTGGCAGACAAGGGCCTCTGCCCGCTGTGCCAGGCTCCAGTCCCTCTGCTCCAGCCCCTCCACCTCCGAGAGGCCGCTCTGGCCCCCTGCCTCCAATCCCAGGCCAGTCCCCGCGAGGAATCCCGTCCCCGCAATCGCCTCCTACACGCGGAGGCCCGCCACCCCCACCTCCCCCAGCAAGCAGAGGTGGTCCTCCCCCGCCGCCGCCCCCAGCACACTCTGCACCTTCTCACTTCCCGTCAGTGCCGTCCTCAAAGCCCTCTCCCGTCTCACCCTCCATGTCCTCCCACAACCTGCCTCCTCCCCTGCCGCCGTCCGGCCCACAGCGCTCCGTGGGTTTCCCGCCTCCGGTCCCATCTACAcccagcagaggaggaggaggaggaggaggaggaggccctccacctccccctcctccacccCTTCCACCTTCCCAAACCATGTCTTCAAATTTCCCAGCTCCTTCTCGTCTTTCTGGTGGCCCACCCCCACCGCCTGCATCTGAAGGAGTGGGAGAAAGCAGAGGAGCTCTGCTGGATCAGATCCGACTGGGGAAGAAGCTCAGAAATGTAAAGCAAACTTCCTTTTTCtccaaaaaacatttaatacatGCTATATAAGTACACAAGTCTGGATTGACATGCCGTAATGCGTGATAAGTCCAATTTAGTTTTGGACATTTGTAGCAGATGTTCATGTTCAAACGCTGCCCTCTTGTCCTGGTGTGTTTTAGGTGATAGACAGTCCTGATGCAGCTCCACCCACACCACCAGAGTCAGGCGAGGGCATCGTTGGTGCCCTCATGATGGTCATGCAGAAGAGGAGTAAAGCCATCCATTCCTCTGGTAAATATTAGAACATTCATTACACCCTACATAACAGAAGAGTTGAACCAAAAAAGCCTCATACTGTATCTTTatatctgtcctctctctcagaTGAAAGTGAAGATGAGGGTGGAGATGAAGACGACGATGACGATGAATGGGATGACTGATGACAGAAGTTCTTGTTTGTGTGGATTTAGTTCAACTGTGATTTTGGTTATAAACCTCTGAATTGCAATACTGGTACATGTTTGATTTCAGGTTCAATAATTGATAATAAAACTGGAACATGACTTGAGGTGCTTAACTGAATAACTACATATAAAAGGacttgaaagtaaaaaaaaaaaaaaaaaaaaagtttaagagAATTCTGAAATGTTTATATATTATAAGCTTGAACATTTCCAGTGTAGGATTCATTAGCATGGCAGCACATGGCACTGTGTCACTCACAATAACGGTGAATGGTGGCTCTGACTGGAAAACAAATCTGGTTCCTTACACTTCCactataaagagccttttttttttaaatctgtaaaTACAGCATACGACAAAACACCAACTATCAGTACTAAATCTGGGCCAGTTCCATTCCCAGTTTTAtaataacatactgtacataaaaaaaaaaagattatgttCCTGTTATATTTTCTCATACATCTGTGCAAAGATCCCAAATTCCCTCGAATACCACTACCGACAAAGTGCATAACTGGAAGAACACTGTATGCTATGCATATCTTCAACACTCACATACTGTAGGTCACTAGAGCACAGAACAGTAAGGGAGTCATTATATGACAATATCCAATGGAATTAGCTTAACAGAAAACATTACATCGTACAAACATCATTACACACcgagtaaaatgtacaacttGCAACAACATATGCATTTATATCATATTAGCTTCATACAATACAAGAGTAATCCAATGaccatatatattatattcacAATCAATATATTACATTTCTGTTTCAAGATACTTTACGGTAACATACCTGTGGTTCTGCATGTTG
The genomic region above belongs to Sander lucioperca isolate FBNREF2018 chromosome 12, SLUC_FBN_1.2, whole genome shotgun sequence and contains:
- the wasb gene encoding WASP actin nucleation promoting factor b isoform X1, coding for MSRGSKTKTESTWSSLLSPQETEKLEELLGRRCISMATGVAQLFMALPHSPSMWSLQHTGVVCFIKDNPQRSYFIRMFDLKTGRQVWEQELYNQIVYCSPQPYFHTFTADDCQVGLNFAEQQEAEAFQNAVEEKINQRNNRTDRKQRPPPPSDRGSLPPVPHEKASPGSPGSLHIATVDIQNPDIHASRYRSIPSPAASSILIGKGKKDKKKGKKGPKLSKADIGAPSGFKHVGHVGFDLNNLDPDLWNLLSQAGISEDELKDEKTSQLIYNVIEQSGGMEAVKREAHRAGGAPPPPPGRQGPLPAVPGSSPSAPAPPPPRGRSGPLPPIPGQSPRGIPSPQSPPTRGGPPPPPPPASRGGPPPPPPPAHSAPSHFPSVPSSKPSPVSPSMSSHNLPPPLPPSGPQRSVGFPPPVPSTPSRGGGGGGGGGPPPPPPPPLPPSQTMSSNFPAPSRLSGGPPPPPASEGVGESRGALLDQIRLGKKLRNVIDSPDAAPPTPPESGEGIVGALMMVMQKRSKAIHSSDESEDEGGDEDDDDDEWDD
- the wasb gene encoding WASP actin nucleation promoting factor b isoform X2, with amino-acid sequence MATGVAQLFMALPHSPSMWSLQHTGVVCFIKDNPQRSYFIRMFDLKTGRQVWEQELYNQIVYCSPQPYFHTFTADDCQVGLNFAEQQEAEAFQNAVEEKINQRNNRTDRKQRPPPPSDRGSLPPVPHEKASPGSPGSLHIATVDIQNPDIHASRYRSIPSPAASSILIGKGKKDKKKGKKGPKLSKADIGAPSGFKHVGHVGFDLNNLDPDLWNLLSQAGISEDELKDEKTSQLIYNVIEQSGGMEAVKREAHRAGGAPPPPPGRQGPLPAVPGSSPSAPAPPPPRGRSGPLPPIPGQSPRGIPSPQSPPTRGGPPPPPPPASRGGPPPPPPPAHSAPSHFPSVPSSKPSPVSPSMSSHNLPPPLPPSGPQRSVGFPPPVPSTPSRGGGGGGGGGPPPPPPPPLPPSQTMSSNFPAPSRLSGGPPPPPASEGVGESRGALLDQIRLGKKLRNVIDSPDAAPPTPPESGEGIVGALMMVMQKRSKAIHSSDESEDEGGDEDDDDDEWDD